The region ACGGCCTCGACACCGCACTGCGCAACAACCTGAACTTCATGGCCGACCAGCGGGCCAACCCGGACGCCCAGTCGCTGGCCCGCATCGCCAACCGGCAGGCGGTTGTCGACCTCATCGAACAGCGCCGCGCCACGGCGGGCTGCAAGCGACGGGTCAACGCGGATCGACCTGCGCCGCCCGCCCCGGCAAACCCGCCGGCCGATCCGGTGAACCCGCCGGCCGATCCGGTGAGCCCGCCGGACGCGCCCGCCGGTGGGGGCGCACCGGGCGCCGGTGAGGTCGTGTGCGAGGGCTCGACCGTCACCCTCTTCAACGAGAATGCCGCGCCCGCCGCGTCCAGCGGAACGTTCCCGATCGGCACCACCCTCAGGGTCACCAACCTGGACAACAACAAGAGCACCACGGTACGGGTGACCAGCCCGTCGGGCAGTTGCGTGCTGCTCAACGACGCGGCGTTCGAGCAGGTCCGCGAGCCGGGCAAGTTCCTGATCCGACGGGCCGTGATCGAGCGGGTCGGCTGACCCGGGTCCCCGGACCAGCCTCCCCGGCTGGCGCCACGCCACAACCGAAGACGACGACAGCCGGATCGGTCATCCCGTCGTGGGGATCACCGGTCCGGCTGTCGTCGTACTCCGGACCGCTCGAACGCGGGTCCGGGCAGTCACAGACCCGGCGAAGTTTCTCAGGCCCTCCGTCGGGCAGTCATCGGGGCCCGCGCGACTTCCCTGGCCGGCACGCTCGGCCGCAGCAGTCGCCAGGTGCCAACCACCCCGACGGCCATGGTCACGACGCTCGCGAGTGCGATCAGCGCGACCATCCCGAAGCTCGCCAGAATCAGCGCCAGGTCGCCGACGGCGACCAGCATCCAGAGCGCCACACTCGGCTTCGTCGTACGTTGTCGGAAACTCATGTCGTACCTCCTTCCGTCGTTGTGTCAGCAGTACCCCGACGGAAGGAAGGTCATGCGGATCAGCCCGGTGCGGGAAGGAATCCGTCCGAGATCAGTTGCAGTTCGTCCAGGTTGTCCTGCCAGGCACCGGCCGGCGTCGACCAGTAGATCGCGTACCCGTGCTTCGGGCCGGTGACGAACCCCCGGTTGACCACGTGCAGCGGGTTGCCGTTGCTGGAGGTGTAGGTCCACTCCCAGTCCGCGGCCTCAAGGAAGTAGTCGATCTCCTTGATGACCACCTGCTTGTAGTTGCGGTACCGGCCGGCGTCGACCCGTGCCCGCTCCTGGCGTCTCCAGTCCGCGACCGCGTCCGACTGCGGGGTGCTCGTCTGATCGATCATGAGCATCCGGGCGCCGCTGGGCTCGTTGAACTCGACCGAGGTCCGGTTCCGCTGCACCCGCCAGCCGACCGGCACCGGCACGGTGAACCCGGTCGGATCCTTGTGCCAGGTCCAGCCCGCCGGCAGCGGGCCCGAGCCCCGGGTCATCGCCGGCGGCGAGGGAGCCGAACTGGTCGGCGCGATGCTCGGCTCGGCGGTGGGCGGCGGTGCGGCCGGCGCCGTCGTGGCCGCCGGGGGCCCGGCGGACGCCGAAGCGGAGGGCTCCCCGCCCGACTGGGCCGCGTTCCGGTCGTCCGGGTCCCGGTTCGTCAACGGGATGACCACCACCAACGCGACCAGCAGCAGCGCGACCAGCCCGCCGATCAGCCACATCCGCTGCTTGTTCAGGAACGGAACCCTGTTGCCACCCGCACCCGGCGACGACCCGAACGGACCGAACGTCTTCCCGCGCGTCTCCACCCGCGCCGCACCGGCCACGACCTCCGTCGGCGCGGCGGCAACCAGGGCAGGTTCGGCCGAAGCCGATGCGCCCGAGCCTGGTTTGCCCGAGCCGGGTGTGGCCGGGGCGACCGGTGCGGCGGCAGCGGCGGCCGTTGGCGGTTCGGCGGACGGCGGGGCGTCGAGCTTCGTCGTCCTGTCCGGAGCCGACGCGGCCGAATCGACCTGCTCGTCGGAATCAGCCGCGTCCGACGGGACGGCGCCGGGTCCAGCGGTCGGCGTACCGGCGGTTTCCGGCTGGTCCGGGGTGTCGGCGCCGACCCGGTCGGGGGCGGCGGCATCGGCGGCAGCCGCTGCGGCGGTGGCCGGTGGGAGGGGATCCGACCCGGCCCCACCGATGAAATCCGCGATGGACGACGAGGGCTCGGCCGGCTCCGTCGGCCTCGTCGGCTGGCGCTGCGCCGGCAACGGCACCACCCGGGTACGCGCCTCGCGTGGCCCGTGCGGGCTCGGCCGGCGTACCCCGTCCAGTAGTGAGATCGCCCCGCGCGGCCGTTTGTCGGACGCGCGCCGCAACAGGCGCTCGGCCACCTCGGCCGTGATCCGCTGGGTCGGATCCTTGCGCAGCAGCCCGTTGAGGACCGCCTTCAGTGGTCCGGCCCGCTTCGCCGGTGGTGGTGGCTCGGTGGCCAGCGCGGCCAGGGTCGCGATCGCCGACGACCGGGCGTACGGCGACTGCCCCTCGACCGCCGCGTACAACGTCGCGCCCAGCGACCAGAGGTCCGCCTCCGGACCGGCGGTGCCGTCCCGCGCCCGCTCCGGCGCGATGTACGCGGGCGAGCCCAGCACCAACCCGGTACGGGTCACGTTCGGGTCACCCGGCACCGTGGCCAACCCGAAATCGGTCAGCACCACCCGGCCGTCCTCACCGAGCAGCACGTTGCCCGGCTTGACGTCCCGGTGCATCACGCCGGCCTTGTGCGCCGCCTTCAGCGCGCCCAGCACGCCGAGCCCGATCTCGGCCGCCCGCCCCGGCGACACCGGCCCGTCAGCGGCAAGCGCGTCCTGGAGCGAGCGGGACCGGACGTACTCCATGACGATCCACGGATCGGCATCCGTACGCAGCACGTCGAAGACGCGGACAACATTGATGTTGTTGAGCCGGGCGATCGCCCGCGCCTCGCGCAGCGACCGCTCGCGCATCTCGCGCCGCTCGTCGGTGGTGAGTCCGGGTGGCGGGACCAACTCCTTGATGGCCACATCGCGGTGCAGCACCTCGTCGCGGGCGCGCCAGACACGGCCCATGCCGCCCTGACCGAGCGGCTCCACGAGCCGGTACCGGTCAGCGATCAATTGGGGGGGCGCCTCGGACATCCCGTGGACGGTACCCGGACTGGAGCCTCCTCACACCAGCGGCACGCGCATGTGAGACGTACCCGCACGTGTGAGGCGTACCTCCGTTGCCCGGTGCAACCTACGGCCGGCGTCGTTCCCTTACGTACCGGCACGTCAACCGTCGTCGTACCCTCGTCTCATGTCTGACGCTCGTGCCGTGCCCGACCGGGAGCCGGCGTTCCGCGTGGTGCGGGGCACCCCCACCGCCGAGGAAATCGCCGCCCTGGTGGGCGCCATCCTGCTGCGGCCGCGACCGGCCGCGCCGGCCCGTCGCAGCGGCGGGTCACCCTGGGTACGCGCATCGCGACCCGGTACGGTGTCCGCGTCCGGCCTACCCACACGCCCGGCCATCGATGCCTGGCGGTTGTCCGGACTGCCCCGCTGAACGTCCGAACGGGGCTGCTGACACGGGCCCTCGCCGACTAGCCTCGGACGGGCACCACGCCGTGACACCTGGGGAGGGGACACGTGGCGATTCCCGAGGAGGACCTTCCGCCGGCCTGGCTGCGGGACTACGGCGACATCGAAGCCGACATCAGCAAG is a window of Micromonospora sp. NBC_01699 DNA encoding:
- a CDS encoding acyl-CoA carboxylase epsilon subunit produces the protein MSDARAVPDREPAFRVVRGTPTAEEIAALVGAILLRPRPAAPARRSGGSPWVRASRPGTVSASGLPTRPAIDAWRLSGLPR
- a CDS encoding serine/threonine-protein kinase, which codes for MSEAPPQLIADRYRLVEPLGQGGMGRVWRARDEVLHRDVAIKELVPPPGLTTDERREMRERSLREARAIARLNNINVVRVFDVLRTDADPWIVMEYVRSRSLQDALAADGPVSPGRAAEIGLGVLGALKAAHKAGVMHRDVKPGNVLLGEDGRVVLTDFGLATVPGDPNVTRTGLVLGSPAYIAPERARDGTAGPEADLWSLGATLYAAVEGQSPYARSSAIATLAALATEPPPPAKRAGPLKAVLNGLLRKDPTQRITAEVAERLLRRASDKRPRGAISLLDGVRRPSPHGPREARTRVVPLPAQRQPTRPTEPAEPSSSIADFIGGAGSDPLPPATAAAAAADAAAPDRVGADTPDQPETAGTPTAGPGAVPSDAADSDEQVDSAASAPDRTTKLDAPPSAEPPTAAAAAAPVAPATPGSGKPGSGASASAEPALVAAAPTEVVAGAARVETRGKTFGPFGSSPGAGGNRVPFLNKQRMWLIGGLVALLLVALVVVIPLTNRDPDDRNAAQSGGEPSASASAGPPAATTAPAAPPPTAEPSIAPTSSAPSPPAMTRGSGPLPAGWTWHKDPTGFTVPVPVGWRVQRNRTSVEFNEPSGARMLMIDQTSTPQSDAVADWRRQERARVDAGRYRNYKQVVIKEIDYFLEAADWEWTYTSSNGNPLHVVNRGFVTGPKHGYAIYWSTPAGAWQDNLDELQLISDGFLPAPG